CGAGGGAGGAAGCGCGGTTTACGCAGGCCAGCGGCGAACGAAGAACGGTTCGACCGTCGGGGTTTCGGTAACGCTGAAGCCGCTCTTGGAGCGCGGCGAAGTTGTCGGAATGGTCGGGATCACCCGGCCCAGCTGATCAGGCGTACTTCCGGAGGAACTCGCGCAGCGGCTGGTTTACCTGGTCGGGATGGCTCAGGTTGCCGGCGTGTGCCGCCCCTTTGACGACGACAATCTCCTGGCAGTTGGCCAGGCCGTCGCGCAAAGCCTCGGCCCGGTCCATCCCGATCGCCTTGTCGCCGTCCCCGTGAAAGATGATCGCCGGGCAGGTGATCTCTCCCAAGCGCGGGCTGATGTCATCGCGTGCAACAAGGCATCCGTAGGCGAACAGAAACCCGTCTCTGGGCAGGTCGGCCCACTTCTTATACCACGGGTTCGGATCCACCCCGCCTCCGAGGATGAGGCCGGCGACCACCTCTTGGACGTTGGCCGGGCCGTTGGCCATCCACTCGTCCTGCATGGCGTCGTACCCCGACCGGGCCGCCGGATCTTCCACCCCCGCCTCTGTGTCGATCAGCACGAGGGCCTTGACCCGGTTCGGTGCAGTTAGAGCAGCCCGTAGCGAGAGGAAGCCTCCCTGCGACATCCCGGCGAGAACGGCACTCTCGATTCCGAGGTGGTCGAGGATTCCCAGGCAGTCGGCGGCCGAGTCGTAGTAGGAGAACGGTGCCGACACCCGGGTCTGCCCGAATCCGCGCTCGTCCCACGTGATGCACCTGAACTCGTCCGACAGCTCTTGAACCTGCGGAGCGAACATCTCGTGGTCCATAAGAAACCCGTGACTGAAGATGACCGGTGTACCTGGGCCACCGGAGTCCTCGTAGTAGATCTTGTGGCCGTTGACCTCTGTCGTTGGCATTCCAGTTCCCCCGTAGTGCACTTTCGTCCGACATTCGAAGGCTAACCCGGCGTCGAGGTCATCCGCCCAGCTCTTCAGCTAGTCACGTGGCCCAGTCCGAAGCGGGTGCTGGTCGCGCTCGGCGACGATCCGCTCCA
The genomic region above belongs to Acidimicrobiales bacterium and contains:
- a CDS encoding alpha/beta hydrolase, translated to MPTTEVNGHKIYYEDSGGPGTPVIFSHGFLMDHEMFAPQVQELSDEFRCITWDERGFGQTRVSAPFSYYDSAADCLGILDHLGIESAVLAGMSQGGFLSLRAALTAPNRVKALVLIDTEAGVEDPAARSGYDAMQDEWMANGPANVQEVVAGLILGGGVDPNPWYKKWADLPRDGFLFAYGCLVARDDISPRLGEITCPAIIFHGDGDKAIGMDRAEALRDGLANCQEIVVVKGAAHAGNLSHPDQVNQPLREFLRKYA